In Malania oleifera isolate guangnan ecotype guangnan chromosome 8, ASM2987363v1, whole genome shotgun sequence, a single window of DNA contains:
- the LOC131161925 gene encoding putative receptor-like protein kinase At3g47110: MEFLIRSPSVLHVALLFFSIPTLLSLESATLSIATDKEALISFKSLLTVEPPFPNPLSSWDPTSSPCNWTGILCSPFNRRVIALNLSGSGLSGSISPHIGNLSFLRSLQLQNNRLNGPLPAQISNLFRLRVLNISLNSMEGAIPSNLSQLRDLRALDLTSNRFSGIIPTELSNLRSLQVLKLGRNRISGVIPPAIANLSSLTELNFGTNSIAGLIPGELGGLRNLKWLDLTINNLTGTVPDSIYNMSSLVYIGLASNQLWGKIPNNVGDTLPKLLGFNFCINKFTGTIPGSLHNLSNIQIIRMAHNLLEGTVPPGLGNLPFLQMYNIGYNKITSSGDDGLSFIDLLTNSTRLSFLAVDGNRLEGLIPESVGNLSKVLTKLYMGENRIYGRIPASIGRLSSLALLNLSYNSISGDIPVEVGQLKGLQTLSLARNNLSGRIPDSLSNLQNLNHIDLSSNELVGRIPAGFGNFQRILSMDLSNNRFNGSLPTEMLALPSLTTLLNLSKNQLNGPLPEVGNLESVVAIDLSDNSLSGNITSSIRNCKSLEKLFMAKNMLSGPIPSSLGTLKGLETLDLSLNQLSGSIPVELQNLNALQSLNLSFNDLEGEVPTSGIFSKNLSSVHLEGNPKLCFHRFSSCGNGGGHGRRLIYVVIAVALATIVALSLIIGFLFFVKKGRVKAFALLESLKGQCQMVSYNELREATAGFSQQNLVGSGSFGSVYKGVLKGVEVAIKVLDIERTGSKKSFVAECEALRNVRHRNLVKLITSCSSLDSKNNEFLGLVYEFLSRGSLEDWIRGKRKHENGEGLNVAERLNVAIDVACAMDYLHHDSEAPVVHCDLKPSNVLLGEDMTAKVGDFGLARLLLQRGSDQAGLTSTNGLRGSVGYIPPEYGMGEKASTAGDVYSYGVMLLELFTGKSPTHEDFEGGLSLSKWVQWAFPHDMVLLLDPELPPLMGLSHDADEISPKAQLNSLVTVFGVGLSCTVESPDGRITMREALRKLKAAREGLVKMKTSP, from the exons ATGGAATTCCTAATCCGTTCGCCTTCAGTGCTTCATGTTGCTCTTCTATTCTTCAGTATCCCAACACTCCTTAGCCTTGAATCGGCCACTCTGAGCATTGCCACCGACAAGGAGGCTTTGATCTCATTCAAATCTCTGCTCACTGTGGAACCTCCATTCCCCAACCCGCTCTCTTCCTGGGACCCAACCTCGTCTCCCTGCAACTGGACGGGAATTCTCTGCAGCCCATTCAACCGAAGAGTGATTGCCCTCAATCTTTCAGGCTCAGGGCTATCTGGGTCCATAAGCCCTCACATAGGCAATCTCTCCTTCCTCCGATCCCTCCAGCTTCAAAATAACCGTTTGAATGGACCTCTTCCTGCTCAAATCAGCAATCTTTTTCGTCTGAGAGTTCTCAACATAAGCCTCAACAGCATGGAAGGCGCCATCCCATCTAATCTAAGCCAGTTGAGGGACCTTCGAGCCCTCGACTTGACATCAAATCGGTTTTCCGGAATTATACCCACGGAGCTTAGCAACCTCAGAAGCCTCCAAGTGTTGAAGTTGGGGCGAAACCGCATTTCTGGCGTGATTCCGCCGGCGATAGCCAACCTTTCCTCGCTTACCGAACTAAATTTTGGGACAAACAGCATTGCTGGGTTGATACCCGGTGAGTTGGGTGGTCTTCGGAATTTGAAATGGCTCGATCTCACCATTAACAATCTCACCGGAACGGTTCCTGATTCCATATACAATATGTCTTCATTGGTTTATATAGGCTTGGCTTCGAACCAGTTGTGGGGCAAGATTCCTAACAATGTTGGAGATACACTCCCAAAACTTTTGGGCTTCAATTTCTGCATCAACAAGTTCACTGGTACCATTCCAGGGTCTCTGCACAATCTCAGTAATATACAAATCATTCGCATGGCGCATAATCTTCTGGAGGGAACAGTGCCCCCTGGTTTGGGAAATCTCCCGTTCCTGCAAATGTACAACATTGGGTACAATAAGATCACTAGCTCGGGTGATGATGGTCTCAGTTTTATTGATTTACTGACAAATAGCACCCGCCTCAGCTTCCTTGCTGTTGATGGAAATCGTCTGGAAGGTTTAATTCCAGAATCAGTAGGCAATCTTTCCAAGGTTCTAACGAAATTATACATGGGAGAGAATCGGATTTATGGAAGAATTCCGGCCTCCATCGGCCGTCTTAGCAGCCTGGCGTTGCTAAATTTGAGCTACAACTCCATCTCTGGCGATATTCCGGTGGAGGTTGGCCAATTGAAGGGACTGCAGACGCTGAGTTTGGCTCGAAATAACCTCTCTGGAAGGATCCCAGATTCCTTGAGTAATCTTCAAAACCTAAATCATATTGATTTATCAAGTAATGAGCTGGTGGGAAGGATACCTGCTGGCTTTGGGAACTTCCAGAGGATCCTGTCAATGGATTTGTCAAACAATAGGTTCAATGGAAGCTTACCAACTGAAATGTTGGCTCTCCCAAGTTTAACCACTCTTCTAAATCTCTCCAAAAACCAACTCAATGGACCTTTGCCTGAAGTTGGGAACCTAGAAAGTGTCGTTGCAATTGACCTTTCTGACAACAGTTTGTCGGGAAACATTACGAGTTCAATTCGGAACTGCAAGAGCCTGGAAAAACTGTTTATGGCCAAAAATATGCTCTCAGGCCCCATACCCTCTTCTCTGGGGACATTGAAGGGTTTGGAGACTCTAGACCTCTCCTTGAACCAACTCTCTGGCTCAATTCCCGTTGAACTGCAGAACCTAAATGCCCTTCAATCACTGAACCTCTCCTTCAACGATCTTGAAGGAGAAGTTCCCACAAGTGGGATTTTCAGCAAGAATCTCTCGAGTGTCCACCTGGAAGGCAATCCCAAGCTTTGCTTCCATCGTTTCAGTAGTTGTGGGAATGGCGGGGGCCATGGAAGGAGACTAATCTACGTTGTAATTGCCGTCGCTTTGGCAACGATAGTAGCGCTTAGTTTAATTATTGGGTTTCTGTTTTTTGTAAAGAAAGGCAGAGTGAAGGCCTTTGCATTGCTTGAGTCACTCAAAGGGCAGTGTCAAATGGTTTCATACAATGAGCTCCGGGAGGCAACGGCAGGTTTTAGCCAGCAAAACTTGGTCGGAAGTGGGAGCTTTGGGTCTGTGTACAAAGGGGTTCTAAAAGGAGTTGAAGTTGCAATTAAGGTGCTTGACATAGAGAGGACTGGTTCAAAGAAGAGTTTCGTAGCAGAGTGCGAGGCCCTAAGGAATGTGAGGCACCGGAACCTTGTCAAACTCATAACTTCGTGTTCAAGCCTGGACTCCAAGAATAATGAATTTCTGGGTCTGGTCTATGAGTTCTTGAGCCGTGGGAGCTTGGAAGATTGGATTAGAGGTAAAAGAAAACATGAAAACGGAGAGGGTTTGAATGTGGCGGAGAGATTGAATGTGGCAATTGATGTAGCATGTGCCATGGATTACCTGCACCATGACAGTGAAGCTCCTGTGGTGCACTGTGATCTGAAGCCCAGCAATGTGCTTTTGGGCGAAGACATGACTGCGAAGGTGGGGGACTTCGGGCTGGCTAGGCTGCTGCTGCAGAGGGGCTCTGACCAGGCTGGTCTTACCTCTACAAATGGACTCAGGGGCTCCGTAGGTTACATACCACCAG AGTATGGGATGGGAGAGAAAGCTTCTACTGCTGGAGATGTATACAGCTATGGGGTTATGCTGTTGGAATTGTTTACTGGCAAGAGCCCAACCCATGAGGACTTCGAGGGGGGCCTTAGTCTCAGCAAATGGGTCCAGTGGGCTTTTCCCCACGACATGGTCCTATTGCTGGACCCCGAGCTGCCCCCGCTGATGGGCCTGTCCCATGACGCCGATGAAATCAGCCCAAAAGCCCAACTTAACAGCCTGGTGACGGTTTTCGGAGTTGGGCTATCCTGCACCGTGGAATCCCCCGATGGCCGCATCACCATGAGAGAAGCTCTTCGCAAACTCAAGGCTGCCAGAGAAGGGCTCGTGAAAATGAAAACAAGCCCATAA